In the Candidatus Micrarchaeia archaeon genome, CCGGGGCGAAAACTAATTTTGCAGATAAAGGAAAACAACTAAGCAAACCGGATGAACAATTCATCCAAGCGTGGTTAGGGCACTATCCGGTAAACGAGGTTGCCCTCGTGCACTTTTCCGCCCAGCTTTATCGCGACATCGTCTCCGGCTCCGGCGGATTCCACCTTCGCGTGGTTGACCTCCATGGACTGCACGATTTCCTCAAGGACTACACTGCTGTCGCTGTGCTCCACGGAAATCCTGTCTCCCACCCTCAATGTGCCGCTCATCCTGAGCGCCGCGACTCCGGCCTTGCCGAAATAGTGCGCCACGCTGCCCACAAGTTCCTTTGGCATACGAGCACCGTACAGCACTACGCCCTAAAATAGATAAACCTTGGCTTTTTTTTGCGGATTTACGGGCTTTGCTGCTGTGCGCTGGCGCGCATTCCACAGGATTAGATTAGTTTTTCTTCCTCATTTTGCCTGAAAGCAGATGGCTTACTGAGCCGACAACCGCGAAAATGGCCGCGTTCACCAGGATGTTAACCAGGAAAAGAATCCAGAGCGTGAGGTCCGAGCCGGTAGAGATGCCGAAAACCGGATGCCCGGTCGCCTTGCTCAGGAAGCTCGCGAGTATGAAAACTATTGTGGAGAGGGCACCTGCGATTCCGGACTTCTTCGCAGTTTCGATTAATGCTTCCCGGGAGGCCCAGGCGAAGTAGAAGACAATGAGCAATCCGAGCAGGGAAAACACTACGTTAATCGGGGAATAGGTGGAGAGGGGTTCTGCAAAACCGGCAAGAATCAGGAGCGCTTCCGCAATAGAGAGAACAGCTATAATTCCGCAGAGTGTTTTGAATTCCATGCAGTTTTGTTTCCTCCTGCATTTAAAATCATTATGATAGATTTAAATAACTTTATGTTAGATATATACAACAATATGTTAGAAGCGAATAACATAGGGGGATGAAAATGGTTGGGAATCTGAAAAAAATAATAATAGTGCTTGCTGCGGCGGTGGTCGCTACTGCGATAGCGAACGTTGCGCTCGTGCTTGCGCTTCCGAATCTGGACAAAAGCGTGGCAACCGTGGCGGGCGCGGTGGTCGCTGCCATGGCTGCGGTCTTCACGCTCCGGTACTTGCAGAGGAAAGAGGATGGAGTGCTTCAGGACGAGCGCACCAAGAAGGTACACAACGCGGCGATGGCGTACTCTTGGTGGCTGACTTACGTGCTGATAGCGATATTGCTCTGGGTGAATTACCTCAAGCTGGCCAAGGTGGAGCTCGAGAGCGCGCTGTCGCTCATGTTCTTCTTCATGGTAGCGACGTACACGCTCGCCAAGTGGTGGCTGTCCAGCAGGGGCGATGCCTGATGAGGACGCGGATGAAGGAAATGAGGGCGAGGAAGGACTTGACCCAGGAGGAGCTCGCGAAAAAGACAGGGGTGAGGCGCGAGACCATAGTTTTCCTCGAGCAGGGGAAGTACAATCCGTCCCTCGAGCTTGCCTACCGGGTGGCGAAGGTCCTGGGCGCTAAAATAGAGGAGGTTTTCATATTCGATTGATTTTTCTGTGGTTTTTAAAATAGTTCTGCAGAAAGCCAATTGCGCCCCCGTATTCCAACCTGGATAAGATACGGCCCTCCGGAGGCTGAGATTCGGGTTCAAAAGTGAGTGCTGAAAATCCCGACGGGGGCGAAAAATAGCCGGTATGTTTTTCAATACGAAAAGAAACGACGCGAAGGATGGGAGCATGAAGGCGGATGTTGCCGTAGTTGGCGCAGGATTCGCAGGGCTTGGCCCGGCTTACTATATCAGGGAGAGCGGGCTGGACGTGCTGATTCCGGCCTTGCTGAATATTCAGGTGAGGGAGCGGGTGCTTAAAGCTTACGCGGATATTGCTAGAACAGATTAAACGGGATGATGAAATGGGAAAGAGCAAAAAGGACCTTTCAAGGCAGAAAACGAATCTGAAGAAGCGGCTGGAGGAGCTGGAGGCGAAAGCCAAGTTCGACCCGCTCATGAGGAACAGGG is a window encoding:
- a CDS encoding helix-turn-helix transcriptional regulator, whose protein sequence is MRTRMKEMRARKDLTQEELAKKTGVRRETIVFLEQGKYNPSLELAYRVAKVLGAKIEEVFIFD
- a CDS encoding DUF2178 domain-containing protein; translated protein: MVGNLKKIIIVLAAAVVATAIANVALVLALPNLDKSVATVAGAVVAAMAAVFTLRYLQRKEDGVLQDERTKKVHNAAMAYSWWLTYVLIAILLWVNYLKLAKVELESALSLMFFFMVATYTLAKWWLSSRGDA
- a CDS encoding translation elongation factor-like protein; protein product: MPKELVGSVAHYFGKAGVAALRMSGTLRVGDRISVEHSDSSVVLEEIVQSMEVNHAKVESAGAGDDVAIKLGGKVHEGNLVYRIVP